The sequence below is a genomic window from Rhinopithecus roxellana isolate Shanxi Qingling chromosome 7, ASM756505v1, whole genome shotgun sequence.
CAGCTGGAACTGGCAAAGCAGCTACACAAAGAGGGTCATCTCTTTTATTGTACCTGCAGGTATACTAGAGACTGATTATTTTTGATCTCTTGCTTTAATTCGTCCCTTGCTGTTCCTCTTATCCACCTACCTAACTCATCTGTCTCTTCTGCCTCTTACCTTCTCCCACTTACCAAACTTTTTGATTTTCTCAGCTCTGAAACACTCCCATTTGTTTGTCTCTCACTTTGCAATCTCTGTGTTGTATTTCTATGTGTATCTGTGGCTGTTTCTTTGCATATGTGAATATCTGagagagagtgtatgtgtgtttagGCGCACATGTCTCCAAGACGCTAATTTTGGAGTTCTAAATTTTGAGTTCATTATTTAGATTTTCATTATTCAAGGAAGACATTTGCTTATTTTAGTTAAAAGTTTTGCCTATAGTAAATCCACTAGAATCCCTAAATTATGTTTACTCTTTCATTTAATCAGTTACACCGAATATATAAAaggcactgttttaggtgctGTGGATACAGTAGTAAACATGAGATAAAGTCCCTGTTCTCATGGTGCTTACATTCTAGTCGTGGAAAATTGATAGtaaacaaattcacaaataaatgaTCAAGGTATTTCACATGGTGAAATGTACTATGAAGAAAGTAAGACAGGGTGATGGGGTAACTGGGGTGAAGACTGATTAGAATTGTCAGAGAAGGCTTGGCAGAGTACCTAACATTTTGATCTTAGACTCGAAATACAAGGAAGAGCCAATCATATGAAGATTtagaggcagaaggaacagcaagtgcaaaagccTAAGGAAGGAATGAACTTGGAGCTTGGTGTGCTTGAGGAACAGAGGGAAGATTAGTGTTGCCAGAGCATAGTGAGCAATATAGCAATATAATAGAAGATGAAGCTGGGTGGGGGTAGCTTATGTaagatttctgattttattcatgTTTATGAGAAGCCATTGAAGTATTTTAAGCAGAGAAATTATGGTAAGGAGTATTATTTTCTACAAGTATGTTAGAATTCAACAGGAACTGATCATCGTAATAGAAGGATGAAGAAAATTGCTTGTTTTCTATTAGTTCTTCTTTGAGACACTAGAAGCTTGCCAAAGGGCCAGGTCAGTAATTCCCAATTGTTTGACTTTAAAACCTATCCTAGTTTGATGTTTCAAGAAGTAAATGCCTCATAGAattactatatatgtgtatatatatgtttatttacgttatagtaaaatgaaattaattttaaaataaaaaacctgagAAGAAACTGGCTAGAGCATAagctttgctttttagttttactGCTTCTATCTcttaggcactcagtaaatacttatttattcattaaatatttattgagtaccttctATGTGCCCGGGATTGTTCTAGGCACTTGGTAtatacatcagtgaacaaaacagacaaagactCCTGTTCTTATTGAGAGGAGGCAGATTCATTGATTATTTCAGGAGTAAAATTGTTGGTGTCATTATCACTGTAATGTTGGAGAAGAGGGAATGTCAGGGTAGCTGTGTAATATAGAAGCCAGTCTTGAACTATTTAGTGAGTCAGGAGAGAAGCTAGATTAAAGAGGAATAGACTTATCTTCCTAACCGGTTTATGCAAGTCaattttttccagatatttttaattagtattttCATTCTAAATGTTAAATCAGCTTTGATTTTATGTtagcacattaaaagaaaaacattgatttCATAAACATATCCTGATTTTTTACTCATgctgaaaaggaaggaaactgtacaagtttttcttttatttttttacagttttaaatggctttttttctatattaatttcaAGAAAATCACATAAAAGTAGTAAGCAGTAAGTCAATAAttggttatattttcttttcttttacttttttctttgagtttcactcttgttgcccaggctggagtgcaatggtgcaatcttggctcaccgcaacctccacctcccgccttcaagcgattctcctgagtagccaggattacaggcatgcaccaccatgcccggcctaattttgtatttttagtagagatggggtttctccgttggtcaggctgatctcaaactcctgaccttaggtgatctgcctgcctcggcctcccaaagtgctgggattacaggcatgagccactgcatccagccagtaattggttatattttcattttaggtaaatcatttattttccccAAACCTAGGCTGGGGGGTAGTATGTATGTTCTAATTTAAGCGACTGgtttaaataaatttctgaagTAATAGTTCTATGTTTAAAACCTTATTTCTAGCATACATGGTGGTGTGGTATATTGTTTAATTATATATGAAGTCATGATAGTAAATTACTGGCAAAGATTATTTCACAATCTTCATGCATGGTCTAGTAGTTTCCCCAGCTTATTATCTTGTCTAGCAGCTATTACTTttggtttcaatttttaaattctgttttcatgAATGAATTGTGCTTCAGTTTAAATATGCCCAGTCCTGAGAAGTATTACAAAGCCATGTGAAGACATTTTTCATGAAATACCGTTTCTGAAATAGTTGACATAGGAGATAAGGTATCTGCTGAATTTATATTGACATTTTATAGTACTCTTTATATTGCTTTAATAATCCTAGTatgtatacttaaaatattaaaatatatgcaaattcaCATGTGCAGTTTTTAGAAGTACCACTATATTCTTGGAAGTTAGATTCAGTCATCAGTGGGCAGCAGATGAAGTATGGAATTTTCTCCCATGTTgcctaatatttttcttcttttgttttagcACGCTTCCTGGGCTGTTACAGTCAATGGACTTATCAACACTGAAATGTTATCCTCCTGGCCAGCCAGaaaaattttctgcatttttggaTAAAGTTGTTggattacaaaaataaacactaaaCTCTCAACACTTTAAAAGCAACCCCCAAATTCAACCTATGGAATGtgattaaatcaaattaaatatataatatatatttacaaaataatacaattaataaaCTTCCTACATCTGTAGAATGTATAGGAAATTTTATGGTGTGCACATTTGCATTGGGTCCAAATCCTAATTGCAGTTTAGTAaactttctagattttttctaATATTCAGTATGTAGTGAGCATTCACAGATTTTCTCCTAGAATCTCAAGTGGAATTGGaatcatgaaaatgaatgagatttGAAAACTTTCACAAAGATTATAAACGTAGTTTGATGTTccttagaataaaaaatgaaacagtaacaacttttaaaaaattttacataaGAGTCAGCATCTTTAGCTTTATAATCTAAGgaaccaaatttaaaaaatgatggatTACGCTCTGTGAAATGAAAAGTTCAGTCATTGCCTAAAAAAGACTATCAAGTTAGTTGATCTCTTGTACTTGGAAAAGCTACTTTTTTCCTAAAGAACACAGTGGAGTGGatatgttcactttttttt
It includes:
- the ALG13 gene encoding putative bifunctional UDP-N-acetylglucosamine transferase and deubiquitinase ALG13 isoform X5, producing MNNHQLELAKQLHKEGHLFYCTCSTLPGLLQSMDLSTLKCYPPGQPEKFSAFLDKVVGLQK